In the Methanobacterium spitsbergense genome, one interval contains:
- a CDS encoding histidine kinase dimerization/phosphoacceptor domain -containing protein, which produces MDGYDLIERFRFFSELSSILLVVAGLLVLLSWAFDISILKSPGMGFSTIKTNVAVAIILIGLSLWLMQTKRNTMNMRSIAQISAIIVFLIGFLTLIEYLFAINLGIDQILFKELPDALYASSPNRMALAVAVAFILIGSSLLFLSRNTPKTVNWSQIIALITVFVVALPLIGFLYGSPQLYYIPNFTGVAIYAVLLLLWTSLSILFARPDQGLVSNLTSNQLGSYFTQRILPILIIFTIIIGFITYLGVKAGLYDPSFGLSILILSTLIIYTIIFLWFAITLNKTDFERDKAEEQLKENLDNLEITVKKRTNELTNANVLLKEEIKERENMEKEIKTSLEEKEMLLKEIHHRVKNNLMIISSLLNLQSGYIKDKESQVIFKESQNRARSMALIHERLYQSTDLKRIDFGEYITSLSNELFHTYVADPSLIKLKINVDDIFLDINTAIPLGLIVNELITNSLKHAFPDGMNGEIVIDFHPLDAHYEFTVIDNGIGFPEDLDYKNNESLGLQLVNSLTDQIDGEIELDRNNGTEFKITFKDLDYNG; this is translated from the coding sequence ATGGATGGCTATGATTTGATTGAACGGTTTAGATTTTTTTCTGAATTATCCAGTATTTTATTAGTAGTGGCTGGCTTGCTGGTTCTTTTGAGTTGGGCTTTTGATATTTCCATTCTGAAAAGCCCAGGCATGGGTTTTTCCACCATAAAAACTAATGTAGCAGTGGCTATAATTTTAATTGGACTTTCTCTGTGGTTAATGCAAACAAAAAGAAACACAATGAATATGCGTAGCATAGCACAGATAAGTGCTATAATTGTCTTTTTGATAGGATTTTTAACCTTGATTGAATATTTATTTGCCATTAATTTGGGAATTGATCAAATACTGTTTAAAGAACTTCCTGATGCATTATACGCATCCAGTCCAAATAGGATGGCATTAGCTGTTGCTGTTGCTTTTATTCTTATAGGTTCTTCTCTGCTATTTTTAAGTAGAAATACACCAAAAACTGTTAACTGGTCTCAAATTATAGCACTTATCACCGTTTTTGTTGTAGCTTTACCTTTAATAGGATTTCTTTATGGTAGTCCCCAATTATATTACATTCCTAATTTCACGGGAGTGGCTATTTATGCTGTGTTATTATTGTTATGGACAAGTTTAAGCATTTTATTTGCACGGCCTGATCAAGGATTAGTTTCTAATTTAACTAGTAATCAACTTGGTTCATATTTCACTCAACGTATTCTTCCAATTCTAATAATTTTTACAATTATTATAGGATTTATCACATATTTAGGTGTTAAAGCCGGATTATACGATCCCTCATTTGGACTTTCAATACTTATTTTATCTACATTAATAATCTACACCATAATATTCTTGTGGTTTGCCATTACATTAAATAAAACAGATTTTGAACGTGATAAGGCCGAAGAACAACTGAAAGAAAATTTGGATAATCTTGAGATAACAGTAAAAAAACGAACAAATGAGTTAACTAATGCTAATGTCCTACTAAAAGAGGAAATTAAAGAACGTGAAAACATGGAAAAGGAGATAAAAACCTCTCTTGAAGAAAAAGAAATGCTCCTCAAGGAAATCCATCACAGAGTCAAAAATAATTTGATGATCATAAGCAGCCTATTGAATCTGCAGTCAGGTTATATTAAAGATAAAGAATCTCAAGTTATTTTCAAGGAAAGTCAAAACCGTGCACGGTCCATGGCACTTATACATGAACGATTATATCAATCAACTGATCTTAAAAGGATAGATTTCGGTGAATACATCACTTCACTATCCAACGAACTTTTCCATACGTACGTAGCCGATCCAAGCTTAATAAAACTTAAAATTAATGTTGATGATATTTTTCTGGACATCAACACAGCAATACCCCTAGGGTTGATTGTAAATGAACTCATCACCAACAGTTTAAAACATGCCTTTCCAGATGGAATGAATGGAGAAATCGTTATAGATTTCCATCCACTAGATGCACACTACGAATTTACCGTAATAGATAATGGAATAGGTTTTCCAGAAGATTTAGATTACAAAAATAATGAATCACTTGGTTTACAATTGGTAAACAGTTTAACCGACCAAATAGACGGTGAAATTGAACTTGATAGAAATAATGGAACTGAATTTAAGATCACTTTCAAAGATTTAGATTATAATGGTTAA
- a CDS encoding PAS domain S-box protein, which translates to MSEIKILLVEDESIEALDIKRTLESFGYEVPYVASSGEEAVEKALEIMPDLILMDVILKGDSDGIEAVTKIKDLNIPVIYLTAHSEESTIERAKLTEPYGYIIKPYDRTEIKYAIELAIYKNQMEKELKKSEEKYRRIVENVLDAYFMGDIEGKITMASPSAAHLYRFDSPKEMIGIPALSLYTSSKDRQKMLKHLKTHGKVLNMEVKALRKDGTSFWASMNVQYYYNKDGQIQGTEAFVRDISKSKKAEKELKTSESYYKAIFEHTGTATVILDENSTISLANAEFEKLSGYSKKELESKKSWTDFVKKEYLEKMRGFHRLRRTDPHAAPEIYDFKFTDRQGNVKNIHLNVDIIPGTNKSVASLLDITDRQKSAKRLEKSVLRFRALAEYSVDGIITTDANGKILYFNNSLLKMFGYTQDELQNSPLTILMPERYRENFLESLKKFRVTGEHRLAGRTIETLGLKKNGKEFPFEMSLTKWETGLEIYFTSIIRNINERKKSFKALRESEEKFKSLVDNAADILLVHDFDGKLVEVNKRASESLGYSQEELLQMNIMDIEQDTDLKSAQEHVLPKIKPNEPFSLLGHFRRKNGSIFPVEVRFAIVDIQGQRLFMGLARDITAQLKLENSLKESEKRLFDIIDFLPDATLAIDNNGIVITWNKAIEDMTGFKALNMVGKGDYEYSKPFFGIRRQMLIDLVTHSNENIEKHYDFVERRGEAIMAQTEAPLKGTNRILWGKAVPLHDGQGNIKGAIEVIRDITERIHAEKEIIESLKEKEVLLREIHHRVKNNMQIISSLLNLQIQNVEDEEAVNVLKESQGRVKSMAMIHEKLYQSPNFTDINVKDYIDKLIFDIFYSYGIKIGTIESVLDIEDINIGMETAIPLGLIVNELVTNSVKYAFPKGEGIITIDLKSLQNKMELIITDNGIGLPKDIDIDNTNSLGLQLVKSLVNQIEGKIELDQTHGTEFKIIFKELEYKERI; encoded by the coding sequence ATGTCAGAAATTAAAATTTTATTGGTAGAAGATGAAAGCATAGAAGCCTTGGATATTAAGCGAACATTGGAATCCTTTGGTTATGAAGTTCCATATGTCGCATCCAGTGGCGAAGAAGCTGTAGAGAAAGCTTTAGAAATAATGCCCGATCTTATTTTGATGGACGTAATTCTTAAAGGCGATAGTGATGGTATTGAAGCTGTTACTAAGATTAAAGACCTAAATATTCCTGTTATTTATTTAACTGCTCATTCTGAAGAGTCCACAATTGAAAGAGCCAAACTCACAGAACCCTATGGATACATAATCAAACCATACGACCGAACAGAAATTAAATATGCTATAGAACTCGCAATCTACAAAAATCAGATGGAAAAAGAATTAAAAAAAAGTGAAGAGAAGTACCGCAGAATAGTCGAAAATGTTTTAGATGCCTATTTCATGGGAGACATAGAAGGCAAAATTACCATGGCAAGTCCTTCAGCAGCACATTTGTACAGATTTGATTCACCAAAAGAAATGATTGGTATCCCAGCTCTTTCACTATACACATCCTCAAAAGACAGACAGAAGATGCTAAAACATTTGAAAACCCATGGTAAAGTTTTGAATATGGAAGTTAAAGCCTTAAGAAAGGATGGTACATCATTTTGGGCATCTATGAATGTCCAGTATTATTATAATAAAGATGGTCAAATACAAGGTACTGAGGCTTTTGTCCGCGACATCAGCAAAAGTAAAAAAGCTGAAAAAGAATTGAAAACGTCAGAATCATATTACAAGGCAATTTTTGAGCACACAGGAACTGCAACTGTAATCTTAGATGAAAACTCAACTATTTCTTTGGCCAACGCAGAATTTGAAAAACTCAGCGGATATTCAAAAAAAGAATTAGAGAGTAAGAAAAGCTGGACAGATTTTGTAAAAAAAGAATATCTTGAAAAAATGAGGGGATTTCATCGTCTGCGCAGAACTGATCCTCATGCAGCACCGGAAATTTATGACTTCAAGTTCACTGATAGGCAAGGTAACGTTAAAAACATCCATTTAAATGTTGATATTATACCTGGAACCAATAAGAGCGTTGCGTCCCTTTTAGACATCACTGACCGCCAAAAGTCCGCCAAAAGGTTGGAAAAAAGTGTTTTACGTTTCCGTGCTTTGGCCGAATACTCTGTGGATGGAATAATAACCACCGATGCCAATGGTAAAATTTTGTATTTCAACAACAGCTTACTGAAGATGTTTGGTTACACTCAAGATGAATTACAAAACTCCCCACTTACTATATTAATGCCTGAAAGGTACCGGGAAAATTTCTTGGAGAGTCTTAAGAAATTCCGGGTGACTGGTGAGCACAGATTAGCAGGACGGACCATTGAAACTCTTGGACTTAAAAAAAATGGTAAAGAGTTTCCCTTTGAAATGTCACTGACCAAATGGGAAACAGGCCTAGAAATCTACTTCACATCCATCATCAGAAACATAAATGAACGTAAAAAATCATTTAAAGCCCTTAGGGAGAGTGAAGAGAAGTTTAAGTCTTTAGTGGACAATGCAGCTGATATTCTTTTAGTGCATGATTTTGATGGAAAACTCGTTGAAGTTAATAAACGCGCTTCTGAGAGTCTAGGTTATTCACAGGAAGAACTACTTCAAATGAACATTATGGATATTGAACAGGACACTGACCTAAAAAGTGCTCAGGAACATGTATTGCCAAAAATCAAGCCTAACGAGCCTTTTAGTTTATTAGGACATTTCCGTCGTAAAAATGGAAGTATATTCCCGGTTGAGGTGAGATTCGCCATTGTGGATATTCAAGGCCAAAGATTATTCATGGGGCTGGCACGTGACATCACAGCACAGCTTAAGCTGGAAAATTCACTGAAAGAATCGGAAAAGCGTTTATTTGATATTATTGATTTTTTACCTGATGCAACATTAGCCATCGATAACAATGGAATAGTCATCACCTGGAACAAAGCCATTGAGGATATGACCGGGTTCAAAGCCCTAAATATGGTGGGAAAAGGAGATTATGAATATTCTAAGCCATTTTTCGGGATAAGAAGGCAGATGTTGATTGATCTGGTAACTCATTCCAATGAAAATATCGAAAAGCACTATGATTTTGTGGAAAGAAGGGGAGAAGCTATTATGGCCCAGACAGAGGCACCCCTAAAGGGGACTAATCGTATACTTTGGGGAAAAGCAGTGCCCCTACATGATGGTCAAGGCAATATTAAGGGTGCTATTGAGGTCATCCGGGATATAACTGAGCGTATACATGCGGAAAAGGAGATTATAGAATCTTTAAAAGAAAAAGAAGTACTTCTCCGAGAAATACATCACCGGGTTAAAAATAATATGCAGATTATTTCCAGTTTGCTTAACCTGCAGATTCAAAACGTTGAAGATGAGGAAGCAGTGAATGTTTTGAAGGAGAGCCAGGGCAGAGTGAAGAGCATGGCCATGATCCACGAAAAACTATACCAATCACCCAATTTTACAGACATCAATGTCAAAGATTACATCGATAAACTTATCTTTGACATTTTCTATTCTTATGGAATCAAAATAGGTACCATTGAATCAGTGTTAGATATTGAAGATATTAACATTGGTATGGAAACTGCAATACCTCTAGGACTTATTGTCAATGAACTGGTGACTAACAGTGTTAAGTACGCCTTTCCAAAAGGAGAAGGAATTATAACTATCGATCTCAAATCTCTCCAAAATAAAATGGAACTTATAATTACCGATAACGGAATTGGACTACCAAAAGACATTGATATCGATAACACAAATTCACTTGGTCTCCAGCTGGTAAAAAGTTTGGTTAATCAAATAGAGGGCAAGATCGAACTTGATCAAACCCACGGAACAGAATTCAAGATAATCTTTAAAGAGTTGGAGTATAAAGAAAGGATTTAA